GGTGTGCACataaaaatgatgcaaaatTCATGAGAGAGCAATTATTATCACGCGTACGAATATCTGCCTCAagttttcataaatattttcccagacaatcaataaattcaatataGTTTCATGGCAAGCACACCACAAATGGAAATGAAGataaatcaaatgcaaagAGGACTTAATCCTTAATAGAGTCAAAAGGATATGcatatttgcatgcaaatttcaGGAAAACATGGAAACTATTTGCAGAAACAATTAGAAACAATCTACAAAGTAGTAATATTTTCAGGAAAGACATTAAGCTGCATTCTAGTTCGACATAAATCGTTTTGCAGTGTTCATCGAGTGATGAAAATGCCTCTGGTAggtcattattattattttcctgCATTTCTCTGAGATATAATTGAAACTCTAAATACGTACATTAAGTAGTAAAAGTCGTTAAACTTTATGCTAATGGCTGCCGTTTCTCAGTTGCCAGCAATCCGAAGACCATTAGACCATTTAAGGGGCCCCAAATCATTTGTAACCTCCACTAATTAGCGCCGATGCCGAAAGATAAGCTCTGGCCATATGGCACCGAGGCTTCTGGTGGACTTGCAACCATTCCCTTGCGACATGTGGCAGCTGCTGGttcttcttctgccactggctAATACTGAAAGTGAGCTGAGCGGCATATTGGACACCATCTATGCGGATCAGCCTTTTGAGACACTTCTGGTGCTACGacacagccaaagccaggcAGACGAGCCGGATGAGAGGTTGGCCCGGGCCTGGCCTGTCCTAAGCTTCGATGAGCAAATGGATTGCTATCTGAGTGGCAGCTACAACAACGAGATGCTTGGCCTGGTTTGGCAAAGTGGCGGCAACAATGAAATGAACATGGAGCTATGGCAGGCATTGGACAGGAATCTCCAGAATATGAGGCATGTCCGGCTGTTGGTGGTAATGTCCACACTGGAGGGACAGCAACTTCAACAGATTGCGGACACAGCCGAGCCTTTGAAATTTCTTCAAGTAGCTGTATTGACATCCCAAGGTACAGTCTATCGCATGCAGCCCTTTGCCCAACAGCATTGGGTAGAGATAGATCCCAGAAGAGAACCTATCTTCGCCAGGATTCGGAACTATCAGCGCAAGGCTATAATTACACTGCCCGATCAATTCGCCCCTCGTTCGCTGGTCTACGAAGATACCCACACTCAGGAACGCGGAATGACGGGATATGTGGCGAAACTAGTGATGGAGTTCGCCCGCATCTACAACCTGACCATCCAGTGGCAGCGTCCCATTGTACCCGGCGAGCACATGTCTCTGATACTTCTAAGGAATCTGACACTAAACGGAACCATTTCCCTGCCCATAAGCCTGTGCGGCTATGAGGTTCCCAGCGAATCGGGCGTCTTCTCGGTACCCTTCGATCTCGAGAAGTGGTTCATAATGGTGCCATGTGCGGATGAGATTTCCACAGCCGATGTGTATGGGTTCGTGTGTGGCAAGAAGTTCCTGGGCATCGTAGCGGGTTTCTACTTCATCTTTTCGCTGCTGGACACCTGCTTTGggtatctgctgctgcagcgagGCATCAGCTGGTCGACGCTAGCCTTCAACGAACGCATCATATCGGGGATGATTGGTCAGTCGTTTAAGATGAGTGCCCACAATACGATCAGCTCCAGGGTTGCCCACTCCCAACTGTTTCTGCTCGGCCTCGTGCTGAGTACCCTCTTTGCGGCTCACCTGAAGACGCTGTTGACGAAGCGACCCCCAGACCAACAGATCTCAAACTTCCAGCAGCTGCGGGATGCCCCGGTGGACATCTACTTTGACGAGG
The sequence above is a segment of the Drosophila pseudoobscura strain MV-25-SWS-2005 chromosome X, UCI_Dpse_MV25, whole genome shotgun sequence genome. Coding sequences within it:
- the Ir67a gene encoding uncharacterized protein Ir67a → MAPRLLVDLQPFPCDMWQLLVLLLPLANTESELSGILDTIYADQPFETLLVLRHSQSQADEPDERLARAWPVLSFDEQMDCYLSGSYNNEMLGLVWQSGGNNEMNMELWQALDRNLQNMRHVRLLVVMSTLEGQQLQQIADTAEPLKFLQVAVLTSQGTVYRMQPFAQQHWVEIDPRREPIFARIRNYQRKAIITLPDQFAPRSLVYEDTHTQERGMTGYVAKLVMEFARIYNLTIQWQRPIVPGEHMSLILLRNLTLNGTISLPISLCGYEVPSESGVFSVPFDLEKWFIMVPCADEISTADVYGFVCGKKFLGIVAGFYFIFSLLDTCFGYLLLQRGISWSTLAFNERIISGMIGQSFKMSAHNTISSRVAHSQLFLLGLVLSTLFAAHLKTLLTKRPPDQQISNFQQLRDAPVDIYFDEAEHFYLDGFRGARTVELIRSKIRYVSTADFQYLRSTLNKSQAFSALTAEWLIIAKRQQYFQRPAFCSLPGLIFASKIILSLPMQANSIFERPINRLILYVHSSGLLEYWKQQTLYEMVALGLIPQEDPYPYAAFREFKVADLTWVWVLLGACLLLSWLIFLCEYFAYSLQRKKISKIHLQSM